The genomic stretch TGATCGATTCACCCACTCGGCCTACATGTGGCTCAGTTCAGGTGCCGTTGGCCCGACCGCAAGCTCGCCATGATCTGCTGATGTGCCGCAACGGCTGTCTCGCGGAAGGACTGACGCATGGAGCTGCGCAGCGTCGAGGAGCTGATGGAACTTCTGTACGCCGGCCGGCACCAGCACGCGCTGAGAACCGCCGCGCTACTGCGCCGCAGGCGCCCCGCCGACAAGGAGCTCCAGGTCGCGGGGCTGGTGCACGGCATAGGTCCGGTGCTGAGCCCGGCCGACGAGCCGGGCCGGGCGCTCGGCGCGGCCGAGGCGGTGCGCGCCCTGCTCGGGGAGCGGGTGTTCCACCTGGTGCGCGGGTACGGCGACCTCACCGACCCCGTCGACGACGATCTGCTGCGGCTGCGCCAGGCGGCTGAGGAGAGCCGGACGGCGGGCTTCAACGCGGGCGTCCTGGAGGACTGGCGCACGGTGCTGGAGCTGGTGGCGGCCCGCCACTCACGACTCGGCGCCGTCGACTGACGACGGGATGGCACCGGGGCATGCGACACCGGGTGACTGACGTCCGGGTGACGGCCAGGGCACGCGACCGAGGGGCGACCGATGACCCGGCGACGCCCAAGGCACACGACCGGGGGTAACTGACCACCGGGCAACGCCCAAAACACACGACCGAGGGGCGACTGACCACCGGGCGACACCCAAAACACACGACCGGGATGACTGACCACCGGGCGACACCCAAAACACACGACCGGGATGACCGATGACCGGGTGACGCCCCAGGCACACGACCGGGATGACCGATGACCCGGCGACACCCAAGGCACACGACCCCGGGCCACTGACCACCGGGTGACGCCCAAGGCGCGCGACCCCGGGGTGGCTGATGGTGCGTCAGTCGGCCGTCGGTGCGGAGTGCCCGAGATCGGGGCGGCCACGCGTCGGCCCCGAGGGGCCCGCAGTCCCGCCGGGGTCTGCTGGATCACCACCATGAAGAACGCGTCGCCCGCACACCGGGCCGCTCCGGCACGACCGCTTCCCCCTGGGACGGGGACGGTCGCGCCGGCCATCGGATGAGATGGGGTCAGTGGCGAGTGGCCGGCGGGATCACCACTTGCCGGGCGCGTAGTCCTTCATGAAGACGCCGTACAGGTCCTCGCCCGCCTCGCCGCGGACGATCGGGTCGTAGACGCGGGCGGCGCCGTCGACCAGGTCGAGGGGCGCGTGGAAGCCGGCCTCGGCGAGGCGCAGCTTGTCGTAGTGCGGGCGCTCGTCGGTGATCCAGCCGGTGTCGACGGAGGTCATGAGGATGCCGTCGGTGTCGAACATCTCCTGGGCACTCGTGCGCGTGACCATGTTCATGGCGGCCTTCGCGGCGTTGGTGTTCGGGTGCCCGGCGCCCTTGTAGCCGCGGCCGAAGACCCCTTCCATCGCCGAGACGTTGACGACGTACGCACGTCCGCTGGGCGCCTTCTTCGCGGCGTCCGCCATCGCCGGGCGCAGGGCGCTGATCAGGATGAACGGCGACGTGTAGTTGCACAGCTGGGTCTCCAGCAGCTCGACCGGCGAGATCTGGTCGATGGTCTGCACCCAGGTGTTGCTGTCGACGACGTCGGGGACGAGGCCGCCCGCGTCGATGGCGGTGCCCTCGATGTGCCGGGCGACGCTGGCGTTGCCCGCGACGAGGGCGAGGTCGGCGAGCTTCTGCGCGTCGAGGCCGCTGGTGCCGAGGGGCAGCGCGGCGATGCCGTCGACGGCGCCGGAGTTGAAGGCGCCGATGACATGGTGGGCGGGGAGTTCACCGGCGGGCAGCGGGGCGGTCTCGCCCTCGACCAGGGCCGCGTAGGCCGAGGGCAGCCGGCGTACGGTCTGCGTCGCGTTGTTGATCAGGACGTCGAGCGGTCCCGCCTCGCTGACCTGCTCGGCCAGGGCGACGGACTGCGCGGGGTCGCGCAGGTCGATGCCGACGACTTCCAGCCGATGGATCCAGTCCGCCGAGTCCTCCATCGCCTTGAACCGGCGGATGGCGTCCTTGGGGAAGCGCGTGGTGATCGTGGTGTGCGCGCCGTCGCGGAGCAGCCGCAGTGCGATGTACATGCCGATCTTGGCGCGGCCGCCGGTGAGCAGGGCGCGCTTGCCGGTGAGGTCGGCGCGGGCGTCACGCTTGGCCCGGTTCGTGCGGGCGCAGTCCGGACAGAGCTGGTGGTAGAAGTAGTCGACCTCGACATAGCGGGTCTTGCAGGTGTAGCAGGAGCGCGGGCGCTGGAGTATGCCCGCGATCCTGCCCTCCTCGACCTTGGAGCTGGGCAGCAGACCCTCGGTCTCGTCGTCGATGCGCTCGGCGGAGCCGGTCGCCGTGGCCTCGGTGACGGCGCGGTCGTGCGCGGTCTTGGCGGCCCGGCGCTCCTGGCGGCGGCGCTGCTTGACCGTGCGGTAGACGCCGGCGGTGGCCCGGCGCACCGCGATGGCGTCCGGGTGGTCGATCTCCAGCTTGTCGAGTTCCTCGAGCACGCTGAGGCAGACGGCCAGGCGCTCGGGATCGATACCCGGGCCGTAGACCACCTCTTCCGTGGCCGTGGAGCCGTCCTCTGTCACCGTCATCGCGCTGCCGCTTCCCTGATCACCCGCGCAGCGCTCCGACTCGCGCCCGCATTCGAACAGGGCATTTTACGAAGCATGGGGCCTGGGACCAAACCGCGCCCGGGACGATCAACGGACAACCCCGGTCTGCCCCACGGCCACCCGCACCCGGCCCCGAAGGCCGCACGGACGGTGCGGGTGGGAACCTTCAGGCGTCGCAGAGCGACAGCAGCATCTCGATCTCCGCCGACACCGCGTACGCGAACCGGTCGAGGTCGGGCACGGCCTGCGCGTCGGCGACGAGCCCGTAGTGCACGCGGCCGCGGTACGTCGAGATCGCGACCGCCAGCGCCTGCCCCGGCGCCAGCGGGGCGAGGGGATAGACCTCTTTCAGTTCGTGTCCACCCAGTCGCAGCCCCAGACCCGGCAGCGGCACGCTGGTGACGAGGATGTCGAACCACAGCCGGGCCGCCTGGCCGACCAGCGGCCCGCCGAGCCGGTGGCCGAGGGCCGGGACGTGATCGGCGAGCAGCGCGACGGCGCCTGCGCCCCGATCGGACCCCGCGTCCTTGTTGCGGACCATCGCGGTGCGTACGGAGTCGAGGCGGCCGAGCGGATCGGGGTCGTCCACCGGCAGCCGTATGAGATAGCCGGAGAGCCGGTTGCCCTGCGGATGCGCGGTACGCGGCCGGCGCCGCGAGACGGGGATGAGGGCACGGGGCGCCACCCCCTTGCTGCCGTCGCCGCGCTCCTCCAGCCAGCGGCGCAGGGCACCGGCGACCACGGCGATGAGCACGTCGTTCACGGTGCCGCCGGCGGTCTTGCGCACCCGGTGCACATCGTCGATGTCGACGACGACCCCGGCGGTGCGGCGGGTGCCGGTCGGGGCCGCGGTCAGCGCCGAGACGGTCCGCATGCCGAGGGTGGACCGGGCCAGCGAGGCACCGATGTCCAGGGCCCGGCCCACGTCGGACAGCGCGCCCCTGACCAGGCCGGGCACGAGCCCCGGCAGTTTGCGCACATCGGGCAGGAGGCCTCGGGGCGGCTCGATGGCGCGGGGTGCCCGCTCGGGAAGGTCCACCGGGTCGAGGACGCCGGCGGCGAGTTTGAGTGCGCGCAGCCCGTCGGCGAGGGCGTGGTGGAACTTGAACAGCACGGCGAAGGACACCCCGTCCTCGCCGGGCATCACATGGGCCTCCCACGGCGGCCGGCCGCGCTCCAGCGGGCGTTCCATGAGTCGGCCGGCGACCGCGTGGAAGTCGGCGGTCGGCGCGTGCAGCCGTACATGGTTCAGCGGATCGAAGTCCGGGTCGGTCTCCCGGGCGGCGCTGCCGAAGGCGAGCGGCTGCCACACGTCGCGGATGCGCAGGCGCAGCCCGGGTACGGCGGCGGCCCGGGCGGCCAGCAGGTCGGCGGCATGGGCGCCCGCGGTGGGCGAGTGGGCGCCGAAGACGCCGAGCGCGCCGAGGTGCATGGGGTGCCGGTCGGACTCGATGTTCCAGAACGCCAGGTCGAGTGGAGCGAGCAGGTCGGAAGTCAAGGGCTTGCCTCACGCGTCGACGACGGGTGGATGTGCAATCACTCGCAGTCAATCTCTGCTACCTGATTACGGTCAAGTACGATCAGGCTACGCTCAGTTAACAACAGATTAAGTCCCGCCCCTGCAAAAGGGGCGGGACCTAGGGATACGTGAGGTCACTTGAGAACGGGTTGCGCCGCCTTGGGTGACGTACCCCACTCAGACGGGCGCGGGCCGACCGTGAAGTCGAGCGAGCGCAGGGAGCGCAGCACACCCGTCGTCAGATACGTCTGCCCGTGCGGGGTTCCGTCGGTGCGCACGGACTGGATGTAGCGGTCGGTGGCGGAGGTGCCGGGCGCGGCGATCGTCAGGTTGCCGCTCTTCCAGTACCGGCGGTCCAGGGCGAGGTCGACGCGGTCGAAGACGGGCGTGGACAGGCCCCAGGTGTCGTAGCCGGGCTGGATCGGGAAGAGGCCGATGGACGACAGCACGTTCCAGGCGGACATCGTGCCGAGGTCGTCGTTGCCGGTGATGCCGGTGGGCCCGTCGGTGAACAGGGTCAGGGCGGCGTGCACCACGTCGGTGGTCTTCCACGGCTGCCCGGTGGCGAGGTAGGTGTACGGCGCGATGAGGTCGGGCTCGTTCATCGGGTTGTACTTGTCGGCGTTGTAGTACGCGTACGCGTTGCCGTGCACCCACGACTCGCGGGCGGTCTTCGCGGGGTCGGCGAGCAGCTTGTCGTAGGCGAAGAAGGAGTCCAGCCGGTCGTTGGCCGCGCGTTCGCCGCCGATGAGCCGCACCATGCCCTGCACGTCCTGCGGCACGAGCCACTGGTACTGCCAGGCCGTGCCCTCGTGGAAGCCGGTGCCCTGGGCCGGGTCGGCCGAGCCGGTGAAGGCGCCGGAGGCGTCGCGGGCACGGAAGAAGCCGGTGCTCGGGTCGAAGATGTTCCGGTAGTTCCGCGCCCGGGCCGCGTAACGGGCGGCGTCGGCGCGGTGGCCGAGACCGCGGGCCATCTGGGCCAGCATGCCGTCGGCGAGCGCGTACTCCAGCGTGACGGAGGCGCCGTGGTGGTAGTCGGAGTCGCCCATCTTGACGTACGGCCGGTCCTGCACGAAGGGGGCGTAGCCGTGCGCGAGGTACTCGGCGTTGGCCTCCCGGCCGATGCCCGGATTGCCGGCGGGCGGGACGCCGTCGGCGTTCTTCTTCAGCGCCCGGTAGGCCCGCTCCTCGAAGCCCTTGAGCAGGCCCATCTGATAGGCCGTCGTCAGGAACGGGGTGACCGGGTCGCCGCTCATGACGTTCGTCTCGACCGGGCCGTAGCCCCACTTGGGCAGCCAGCCGCCGTTCTCGTCGATCGCCACCACCGAGCGGGCCATGTCCCGTGCCTCGTGCGGCGCGAGCAGCGCGAGGAGCTGGGCCTGGGTGCGGTAGGTGTCCCACAGCGACCAGTTCTGGTAGTACGTGAACCCGTTCGCGTGATGGATCCGGCGGTCCCAGCCGAGGTAGCGGCCGTCGGTGTCGCCGCCGATGTTCGGCGCGAGGAACGACCGGTACAGCGAGGAGTAGAAGGTCCGGCGCAGGGTGCTCGTGCCGCCCCGCACCTGGACGTCGGCGAGCCGCTTCTCCCACTCCTCGCGGGCCCGCTCGCGTACGGCGTCGAAGGACCGGCCGCCCTCGGCGCCCAGGTTTCCGGCCGCGCCGCGCGCATCCACGTACGACATCGCAGTGGTCGCCTCGACCGTACGGTGTTTGGTGGTGTCGAAGCGGACGTAGGCGCCGCCGGTTCCGCGGCGGGAGCCCGGGGTGACGGCCTGTCCGTTCCAGGTGCCGTACGCGGTGAAGGGCCGGCTGAAGCGGGTGATCGTGTAGACCGTGTAGGGGCCGGTGTCCCGGCAGAAGCCGCGCCCGGTGATCGCGGTGCGCACGGTGTGGTCGTCCAGGATCTCGACCGAGCTGGAGACCGCCTTGTGCAGCGACTGGGCCGCGTTCAGCAGGACGTTGGCCTTGTCGGTGGCGGGGAAGGTGTAGCGCTGGACGCCGGTTCGCCGGGTCGCGGTCAGCTCGGCACGGATGCCGGAGGAGAGGCCGACCCGGTAGTAGCCGGGGCTCGCCGCCTCGTCCCGGTGCGAGAAGCCGGCCGCGTACTTGGTGTAGTCCGTCTGTGTGACGTCACCGGTGGTGGGCAGCACGGGCAGGTCGCCGCCGAGGCGGCAGCCGACGCCCGAGAGATGGACCAGGGAGAAGCCGCGGATCCGGTTCTGTGTGTAGTCGTAGCCGGTCATGTGCCCGGTGTCCGGGGAGAGCTGCACCATGCCGAAGGGCACGGCCGCGCCGGGAAAGGTGTTGCCCTCGTTCTGGCTCCCGATGAACGGGTTGACCAGGTCGGTGAGGTGGCCGTCGGTCCGCTCGGCGGCCGGAGCGGCGGGGGTGGCGATCAGCACGGACGCTGCCATCACCCCGGCCAGGCACAGCCGCGTGCGCCGGGTCCCTCTCATGTCGGATGACCTCCCGCAGGTTCGACATCGTTGTCTGCATCCTGAAGGTCGAACGACACAAATCCGGGCAAGATACGGTCATCACGTCGTACGCGTCGCGCGCGACGGTGCCCTGCCGGTGACGGCCCGTCAGAGGGCCATTTTGAAGCCCCCGTGGCTGCGGGCGAAGCCCAGCGCGGTGTAGAAGCGGTGCGCGTCCTCGCGGCTCCGGTTACTGGTGAGCTGGACCAGCGCGCAGCCGCGGGCACGGGCCCGGGAGACGGCGTGCTCCATCAGGGCCCGGCCGAGTCCGCCACCGCGCCGGTCCGCGCGGATCCGCACCGCCTCGATCAGCGCCCGCTCGGCACCGCCCTTGCCGAGCCCCGGGATG from Streptomyces roseochromogenus subsp. oscitans DS 12.976 encodes the following:
- a CDS encoding SDR family NAD(P)-dependent oxidoreductase — its product is MTVTEDGSTATEEVVYGPGIDPERLAVCLSVLEELDKLEIDHPDAIAVRRATAGVYRTVKQRRRQERRAAKTAHDRAVTEATATGSAERIDDETEGLLPSSKVEEGRIAGILQRPRSCYTCKTRYVEVDYFYHQLCPDCARTNRAKRDARADLTGKRALLTGGRAKIGMYIALRLLRDGAHTTITTRFPKDAIRRFKAMEDSADWIHRLEVVGIDLRDPAQSVALAEQVSEAGPLDVLINNATQTVRRLPSAYAALVEGETAPLPAGELPAHHVIGAFNSGAVDGIAALPLGTSGLDAQKLADLALVAGNASVARHIEGTAIDAGGLVPDVVDSNTWVQTIDQISPVELLETQLCNYTSPFILISALRPAMADAAKKAPSGRAYVVNVSAMEGVFGRGYKGAGHPNTNAAKAAMNMVTRTSAQEMFDTDGILMTSVDTGWITDERPHYDKLRLAEAGFHAPLDLVDGAARVYDPIVRGEAGEDLYGVFMKDYAPGKW
- a CDS encoding wax ester/triacylglycerol synthase family O-acyltransferase; protein product: MTSDLLAPLDLAFWNIESDRHPMHLGALGVFGAHSPTAGAHAADLLAARAAAVPGLRLRIRDVWQPLAFGSAARETDPDFDPLNHVRLHAPTADFHAVAGRLMERPLERGRPPWEAHVMPGEDGVSFAVLFKFHHALADGLRALKLAAGVLDPVDLPERAPRAIEPPRGLLPDVRKLPGLVPGLVRGALSDVGRALDIGASLARSTLGMRTVSALTAAPTGTRRTAGVVVDIDDVHRVRKTAGGTVNDVLIAVVAGALRRWLEERGDGSKGVAPRALIPVSRRRPRTAHPQGNRLSGYLIRLPVDDPDPLGRLDSVRTAMVRNKDAGSDRGAGAVALLADHVPALGHRLGGPLVGQAARLWFDILVTSVPLPGLGLRLGGHELKEVYPLAPLAPGQALAVAISTYRGRVHYGLVADAQAVPDLDRFAYAVSAEIEMLLSLCDA
- a CDS encoding GH92 family glycosyl hydrolase, which translates into the protein MRGTRRTRLCLAGVMAASVLIATPAAPAAERTDGHLTDLVNPFIGSQNEGNTFPGAAVPFGMVQLSPDTGHMTGYDYTQNRIRGFSLVHLSGVGCRLGGDLPVLPTTGDVTQTDYTKYAAGFSHRDEAASPGYYRVGLSSGIRAELTATRRTGVQRYTFPATDKANVLLNAAQSLHKAVSSSVEILDDHTVRTAITGRGFCRDTGPYTVYTITRFSRPFTAYGTWNGQAVTPGSRRGTGGAYVRFDTTKHRTVEATTAMSYVDARGAAGNLGAEGGRSFDAVRERAREEWEKRLADVQVRGGTSTLRRTFYSSLYRSFLAPNIGGDTDGRYLGWDRRIHHANGFTYYQNWSLWDTYRTQAQLLALLAPHEARDMARSVVAIDENGGWLPKWGYGPVETNVMSGDPVTPFLTTAYQMGLLKGFEERAYRALKKNADGVPPAGNPGIGREANAEYLAHGYAPFVQDRPYVKMGDSDYHHGASVTLEYALADGMLAQMARGLGHRADAARYAARARNYRNIFDPSTGFFRARDASGAFTGSADPAQGTGFHEGTAWQYQWLVPQDVQGMVRLIGGERAANDRLDSFFAYDKLLADPAKTARESWVHGNAYAYYNADKYNPMNEPDLIAPYTYLATGQPWKTTDVVHAALTLFTDGPTGITGNDDLGTMSAWNVLSSIGLFPIQPGYDTWGLSTPVFDRVDLALDRRYWKSGNLTIAAPGTSATDRYIQSVRTDGTPHGQTYLTTGVLRSLRSLDFTVGPRPSEWGTSPKAAQPVLK
- a CDS encoding GNAT family N-acetyltransferase produces the protein MSAATALVFRPATRADLPAVLALLADEERVVDPAGVEVTEAYERAFAAIEADPRNEMLVLVDGDGEGGTSTVVGCLQSTYIPGLGKGGAERALIEAVRIRADRRGGGLGRALMEHAVSRARARGCALVQLTSNRSREDAHRFYTALGFARSHGGFKMAL